Genomic window (Lycium barbarum isolate Lr01 chromosome 2, ASM1917538v2, whole genome shotgun sequence):
ATCTGTAATTCCAACTCTGCTACCTTTGTTCCGCTGGGCTAAAGCATTTCACCCGTATATAGGTGTACATTATGCCTTAATATGTTGGTGTTTGGAAGATTAGGTTTCTTGTTACATCTCTTTCTTTGGGTGATCTCCCAAAATAATGAACTCTCTACTAGCCGATTTTAGTTGGCTGGGTTTTTTCACCCCATTTCGAATAAGGAGCCAATAAAAGGCagtgtaaatatatgtattcTTGTCCATGCCTAACTCTTGGATTAGTGGAAAAAATTACTGTCCATGgtttttcttcatttttccaactcttcTGGTTGTGGGGTTCAGGGGAAAAGGATGAACGTCGCACCTCTTGGCTgattttgtttcctttttcttgttgGGTCGAAGCATGCTCCCTTCAAATGTTTTACTTTACAATTCAGTTATTTCATGGAGATATTGGACATTATAATCACATTTTACATTGTAATTGGCTAACTTCTAAAGAATCTCAGTTATCACAACTTAATTCGCAGAATTTACATTAGTGTCAATTCCAGAAGTGCGTTTGAAGTGGCTGTTAATGTGCAGTATAGGGTCAATAATAACCTTTTGCCTGTACCCAGTTTTATCAGCTGGAATCTTCAAGTTTAAGAAAAACTGTAGGGTACTGGACCCTGGAGTAGTAGGTAGCTGTTGCCATGAAGAATTTTAGTAACATAAGGATGTAAATCGTTAAAATAAAAATCAACGGGCGTGGGGTCATAAATGCTTCAACTCATACAACTGCGAGTGCCGTCTCTACCAAAATAGTTCCTTTTAGCAATGCCATTTCGTTGAAGAAATTACAAGAATTGGCCTTCAAATGGGTTGTCTTTAATTATTGTCCTTTAGCAATCGAACTTAAATCCAGTGGATCATAAGTTCTTTAAAGGCGCGGGATATAACTTGTGGAATATTATAATGCGAAAAATGTAAACTTATGATCCGCGCAAAAGTTATTTGttatgaggggcaaaaattaaagaccagtacaaAATAGGGGGCATAAGTGTCAATGACCCCATTTTGTTCGTGAGAAGCGTGACGGGAGTTTTTCATTATTAAAGGTGTCAAATTTTACCCAAAAAAGTGTAATTCGCCCAATTCATCTGGATTTTAATGGGTTAGGTTAGTCACATTTTCTTACCAGGTCAATTTGGGTTACAATGCCGTTGCACATGACACGAAGCCACACCACACAACTCaaattatcaaataatatttGCATACTCGGAAAAAAAGATATACATGGCTGTTCCACAGACTACCGGCTCTGCTAAGTACGCGCTTGTCCCAACAAATGGACCGCGCCGACAATATTCATAAAATACGGCTTTTGAAAAGCAAGCATCAAAGCTTAAAGTCGTACTTACCTTAATTATACAACTAAGCACACTTTTCAGTAAACTAGCAACACACTCTCTGGTCTCCGGATCACTTCAAACTATACAAAAACGGGTTTGGAATGGTTAAAAATCTTGGATGAACATCCTCTTACTTTTCAACACAAGTCAAACTCACAGTTATAGGTTGATCCAAAAAGTCAATTCTGGCCAACGGGTCAGATTTCCAAACTATGACCACCAAAGATTTTCCTTGGCAAGAGGATTCCATaacactaaacaaaatcaaaatttgataacgTTTGCCTCTCAATTCGTCTAGGGCTTGAATTTCTTAATTCTTGTCTTTAACATGTGCTCTACCCGTTACCGGCATAGATATAATTCGTCATCAACTTCACTATGATGTTCGACAATCCGTCATAACGAATTAGAAGTAAAGGAATTTTTTCCCGACACTTTCAGTCAAATTCTCAAAGATTTGTAGTTCTAGAGGACTTCCTTAGATCAATTAAGTAGAAACTCGGTATTTCGATGTTATAACCTTCACTAAATCAATGGAAATATCTAGAGAACCCCATGGAATACTTACCTTTGATTTTTCGGTGTTTGGGGTCATCCTTAACTCTAAAAAAGGCTCAAGAATTACGTTGGAAGTAACTAAAACTCAAAGCTCCAGACTATCTCGTGTACTTTTGGACCCATGCCATATGCCAGGCGACTGTAAGATCCCGTAAatttttattatttaattatggctAATATAATTCTAATAATGTGGTTAAAGAGGCAAAGAGAGGTTCTAACACTCAAAAGTTTTGTTTGAGAAGTAATATGGGTGTTTAAAGGGAAGAGTGGATCGGAGCAAGTGAAAACAATTTGaagttggaaataatttggatattttcgtgaaaaatatgAGCGACCGTTGCAGAGATAGAAAACTGACCGCTGCAACGCTCAAATATATTTCCTGGTAGTTCTAGGCAGTCCCGACCGCCGCAGTGGTCGAAAGGTGAGCGCTATGATGGCCGACACCTGAAGCTTCTTTAAAAAGGCTAGTTAGGGCTGATTTCTTCATTTTCCCCAAGTACGAAAATCattctagagagagagggagCTCGGTCAAGGCATCAAACACActccaaggtgagttttaattATGTTTTTAAGTTGATTCCAACTTCCAAACACTCATATTAATAAGATTCAACCTCGAAATTTATAGATTCTTAAATCTTCATTTTTGGCTAAGAAACCCTTGAATCCGAAATTCAAGATTTAGATACTAAGAGGTAAATTCTTCACCCCACACTTGAATATGTTTATGAATTTAGTATTTGGAAGCCATATATTCTTGATTTTTAGTTGGTGAATATGATAGAGAATGAACAAATGGTGTTAATGGTGGAAATTGCGGGTTGGGAGTGAATTGTTGGACTCATAGGTGATGAAaaagattgtcacgacccaactagagggccatgacgggtacccggagctggcatACTGAGCACTACCTGTTAGACTTCtcatcaaactcaacctgaacatataccATTCCCAACATAAGCTTATGATGAAATGATCTTCGAATATCTctcaaaacatacatgtacatatgcCCACGAGGTTACAAAATGATAAACAGAGCATATACACTAAGAgatcacataacatctactacccatacatatgtatctacgagcctctaactggagtactgaaatcatgaggacgggacaggaccccgccatgccccaaatatgtacacaaaagactaTACCAATtagcggcaactccggagtagtggagtgctcctgtatatctgctgataaagctTCTAAGCATCTGtgccgtctctctgtctacctgcgggcatgaacgcagcgtccatagaagaaaggacgtcagtacgaacaatgtactgagtatgtaaggcatgtataacaacataatcaagaaataagagagatgaagagataacctgtaactgatcgcCTTttaaggcagaatcatgcatgctaacttttactctTAAAACAAAACCATATCACATGTATATGTACATAAGTAAACTGTCTGAGtcatatatcatcattagcccacgtccggggtaatcatttcACGCTGCCCactagcggtgactgcccggccaactaggcacagtgtaatcattatcatagccgcccactacgcccatcgtagtggtgtctggccggccaactaggcacggtgtaatcatacataaaaataagcatgcatgagagcccaattaaagctacaatcatatcgtagtgacgtaaggtcggtaacctccgattatattatggatcaaacatcatcgctaggtctcaccttgaaggaactaacatcatgaggtgagatggccaacaatgaataacatcaaggaaattatgaaataagatcattaagctcatattaacatcaattcataagctttggaatctctagaagtaaaatcatcatcaccatcattattatagacacatcttatctctttctcatatCAAGCTCTTAAAaatctttaactttcaacttttgggatgtaagaagatcatggaaatatagaaaggaaatcgtaatataggagtcatgcttTTGAAGgaaaggggctagccttaacatacctttacgtctctttaactttatcgactaaacactttccttccaagctcacaattctacatacaagagaattcgtactaaggttagatcattagaaacatgcttaagtttaagctaaaacgactaaaaggctaacgaaaattaggcagcatttcctttgtttcaacaactttctccatatagtaaacatctcccaaacatcaataacaacacccacaataccaTAGTTAatagacttcttcaagttaaGCATTGTTCAATTAACAAAACTCCCTTTCAAAGTTATCCACATtaataactacaacacaacaccatattcatctacacataatacttcctcaacatcattagtgtcATTCACAACAAGACTATACTCATagtatactaagaatcatgactcaagttaacttactactcaaaatacctttAAATCGATACTTGAGCTTCATATTCTCCTTTGTTCCCATCATTCAAGTCATTCAACAACTAagtactcttaataacatgaaatagatgtaaaacttacctttgatcatgtaaggatgaactttggatgaatatacttcacttgagaaaaaccgcAACTTCAATATCAAAGGAATTCTTGATTTCTATAAACCCTAGTGAGCGTCTTTGcatttgattctcttgattattggtgtttaatctttgatttcccttggatttgtgttaatatggtgtgtgtggaatattctagatctctcaagaggtgtggagaatgtgggaaatgaaaaataaagaacttgggtcatatatttataattatgaAAATCTGACCTGACatgatttatacggacacttatacggtccgtataagtggccgtataattcCACCAGAGACTGATCCATtctgtgactgttatacggaccgtataaagttgtacggactgtataagtggtcgtataactcactttTTGCCGAACTTGTTCTCATCGATTCGttcgatctcaaatccttatggaaccttcttaacacttgtttaataattcattaaccatccaaggagACCTATAGCTTCTCCtcgagacattactaaataattattaaCTCGATAATTGCTAAATCTTCCCAagcacaacttatacttcacttccttcgacggacttagtttcaccgattcataatacttcaaaaatcttgtagtatacacctttaagctaccaaataccctccttaaggtCATATGGACTTCACATTCACCTtgagcttgcgttagtctattcacagcacaataacacgaaatgtccgaggtgtaacagaggtAGCTATATATCCAAAAATGGTTGCCATATCATTATTGGAAAAAAGAGGAGTGTGGGATGAAGAAACTCAATAATggaggttgtggagcttcatgcccactaggTGTTCGATAAAATGCTTAGACGACCTAaccattaattttatttttaatgctAGTTCCATTTGACGTATATTCTTGTAGATTAAAGTCGTAAGGGTGTTTGAGCCTCGTATTCTTCGTAAAGGGAgaagttaaggtatgttaagTTAAACCCTTCCCCGTGAGATTGTATTCTCTAATCACAACTCTGGAATCCTAAATGAGCTATGTGTTTGTATTGCTTTCTAAATCCGATCACAAGAATCGAATTTCTGCGACCGAATGCTTTCCATGGACGGAAGGCCGTTTTCTGAGTtagtcaaaatgggagaggcaaTAGAGGATGGCCTCAAATCTGGAAGGATCATCAGTGTATCCAACAAGTCCGAACATCAAAATTCTTTGGCACCCTCtagaaagaagaagaaggacGAGGCGGACGTTTCTCATACTATTAGCCCCAAACCCAAAAGACAAGAGGAGTCACATTCTTCACTCAAGATATATCAATCACCACCCCCTAGCAGTTACCTGCTAACACCATACAATCCTCTGCCTGTCTTCTATGTACAACCTAACTTTCAAAAACCCGCGCCTACTTACCAAGCTCCATAAACAAACTTTCAAACACCCGCTCCTActtaccaagctccacagccaaattatcaaGCACCCGCACCAATTTATAGAGCTCCATAAAATAATCAACCACTTCCTACGACATATGCTCAGCAGCATACCACTTGCCATATTTCTTGTACTCAATCTGGCACAAATTTTTATCTTACCTGTGTGTATGCTGAATGCACCATTGCTCTCAGGAAACCTCTATGGGAGGAACTTCAAGTCCTGTCTACTAGGCTGAAGGGACCCTGGGGAGTCATAGGTGAGTTCAATGCGATCACTAGCCCTGAAGAAAAGCATGGTGGTGCTTGCTACAATATGCAAAAGAGTGTAGATTTTCTAGAATGCTTAACACAATGTGGTTTGATTGATGCAGGTTTTCATGGGGCCTAGTACACTTGGTGCAACAACTGGGGGCACCCAAGAACAATCTGGAAAAGACTCGATAGATTGCTCATTAATGAAGAATGGTTTGACCTGTTCAATGACACCAAAGTAACCCACCTGTCAAGAACAGGCTAAGACCATGCCCTATTACTGGTCAATATTGAGAAAGTGAGGGTTGACACTGTGAAATACTTCAAGTTCCTAAACATTTGGTGCAACCATAAGGACTTTATTGACATAGTTAAAGATGCTTGGACTATCAATACCCAGGGTACTGCCATGTGGAAACTGCACAATAAGATGAAAGCTGTAGCAACTAAACTTAGCTCTTGGTCTAGAGAGGCCTTTGGAGACATTTTTAAGGATGTAAAAGAGGATGAGAAATAGGTCACCGAGCTGGAAAAGAAACTTACTAAAAACAATAATGAGGAAAATAGAACTAATCTCAACAAGACAAAAGCTGACTTCATCAGACTGTTGAAAAATCAGGATGAGATTTATAGGCAGAAGGCTAAGGCTAGGTGGCTACAAGATGGGGATAAAAATACCTCCTATTTTCACAAGGTGATCAAAGACAGAAGAAGGAAGTTGAATATCCAAAGCATACAAGACAATGAAGGACATAAGATTGAAGGACATCAAAACATTGCTACAACAACCATCAAGCACTTTGAGGGTCTGTTTAGCTATCAGGAAGTCAAGGGAAGTTTTAGAATCTTGGACATAGTTCCTAAGCTAGTTACAGAAGAGATGAATGCAATACTGACAGCCATCCCAACCCCCCAGGAAGTAAGACAGGCTATTAAGGACATCGACCCTGATAGTTCTCCTGGCCTTGATGGGTTTGGAGCCAAATTATTCCAAGTATGTATAGACATCATTTTGCCTGAAGTACATGGGGCTATTAAAGAATTCTTTGAGGGTGCACCTGTACCAAGGTATGTGTCTCATACTTGTCTTATCATGCTGCCAAAATGCTCCCAACCCCAATCCTTCTCAGATAATAGACCTATAAGCTTGTGCAACACCTTTAGTAAAATAATTGCTAAAGTCCTGGCCAATAAAATAGGCAAAATTTTAACTACTATAATATCTCCAAAGTAGAGTGGTTTTGTGCAAGGTAGATCCATCACTGATAATATTTTACTTGCCCAAGAACTGGTTTAAGATATCTCTAAACCCAACTTACATGGTAATATTGTTTTAAAATTAGACATGGCCAAAGCCTATGATAGGGTAGCTTGGCCTTATCTCTGTAGAATAATGAGAAAATTTGGTTTTAATGAACAATGGATAGATATCATTTATAGGCATGTTTCCAATAACTGGTATTCCATAGTCTTAAATGGAACTGGAAATGGCTTTTTCAAATCCAACAGAGGCTTAAGGCAGGGTGACCCCTTGTCACCTGCCCTTTTTATCATATGTGCAGAACTGATTTCGAGTATGCTTAACAATCTTGTCCTAGATGAGAACTTTACAGGTTATTATAGACCCAAGAAAGGCTCAATCATCACTCACTTGGCTTTTGCAGATGACATAATACTGTTCACTTCAGGTAAGACAGCTGATATTAAAATTTTTTTGAAGATACTGACTGTTTATGAAAATGTTTCAGGCCAGATGATCAATAAACACAAAAGCTGTGTAGCATTCTCCCTTAAGGCTAACATGGATCTGATGCATAGAGTAACTCACCTCACTGGGATGACCAAAAAAGAATGGCCTCTCAAATACCTTGGTTGCCCCCTCTTTGTTGGAAGAATGAAGATTATTTTCTTCTCTGAAATGGTCTAGTCCATTACAAGAAGGATTCATAGTTGGCATTCGAAATTTGTATCCATAAGGGGTAAGATCACCCTGATCAAACATGTTTTGTTGGCAATGCTTGTTCATCTACTGGCTGCCATGAAGCCTCCTAAAGGAACCTTTGAGCAAATTGAGGCTGCAATTGCCAGATTTCTTTGGAACAACAATGAGAATGTAAATAAGTATCATTGGTCGAAATGGGAAAGCATGTGCCTACCCTATGAAGAGGGTGGGGTAGGCTTTAGATGCCTGAGAGATGTCAGCAAATCCTTTATTGCTAAACAATGGTGGAGTATAAGAACTAAAGAGTCTCTTTGGAAAGACTACATAATGGCAAAATACTGCACCAGGTCTAATCCAGTTACTAGGAAAGTTACAGGGGTGCAATCATAAACCTGGAGAGCCATGTGCAGGATCAGATCTCAAATGGAGAATAATATCACTTGGCAAATAGGACAGGGACAGGTGTCTTTTTGGTTTAACAACTGGACTAGGGAGGGTGCACTATATAAACTCCTCCCTGATGATGTGATCCCCAACAACATAAAGCTTAACGAAGTTCATGATAATGGTACTTGGCATTGGAATAGAGCAGGGTATAGAGTCCCTTGGGCAGTGAGGTTGGCCATACAAAATGTTACTAGCAACTTCACTCATGGTAAAGAAGACAAATCTATATGGATCCCAAATCTAGAAGGCAAATTCTCTATTTCCTCAGCTTGGAATCTGCTCAGGAAAAAAGTTGTAGGAGATTGACATGACAAAAGAACTTGGAACAAGAATATCACCCTCAAAACTAACTTCCACTTCTGGAGGGTAGTAAAAAATAGGCTGTCCACAGATGACAATATTGGTAGATTCAAGATACACGGACCATCAATATGCTGTTGTTGCTCAATTCACAAGATAGAGACAGTGGAGCACCTGTTTGGCCAAAGTAAACTGGCTCAAGATCTATGGACAGGAATATGTCAACCTCTAGGTATCAAAGTTCATGAAATCCCATTAAGGAAAATTATGGTAAACTACTGGACAATGCAGGCTAAGAATCCAGTAGCTAAACTAGTTAAAGGAATTTTACCTCAGATTGTTTGCTGGGAAATATGGAAGGCAAGATGCAATATCAGATTCAGCTTCATAAACTTCAATTTCAGCCGGTCTATGAAAAATATAACTTCCCATCTTATGCAGATCATTACAACTCAGTTTCCTCTGGTCAACAAGGACACTGATTGGTACACTATGTGTAACAGACTAAATAGTAAGTCCACAATGATGAAATACCAAATGGTTAAATGGTATCCACCTCCTCCTAGTTTTATTAAACTCAACAGTAATGGAAGCTGTAGAGGAGATGATTGTGGGAGAGGGGGGATTATCAGAACAGACAAAGGGCTTCTATTAGTTGCATATACTATTAACTTGGGCAAGGGAACAAGCAACTGGGCTGAAGCTAAAGCTCTGCAGTTTGGTATTGAGCTATGTTTGACTAATGGTTGGCGCAACATAATAGTGGAAGCAGATTCTCTATTATTGATTCAGGTTATTCAAAGGAAAATCAAACCCCCTTAGAACATCAGCCCAATAGTGAACTGGATACAGAGGCTGTTAAACCATTATCAGATACAAACAAAACACTGTCTAAGAGAGGCAAATCAAGTCGTAGACAAGCTTGCCCAACTGAGCCACAATACCAATGACACCATGGTCTTCAACAACTTTCAGGAGTTGCCTAAATCTGTGAGAGGCATCATCAACATATATAGATGGGGGCTGCCAAGCATTAGAAGCAAACC
Coding sequences:
- the LOC132628664 gene encoding uncharacterized protein LOC132628664 — its product is MASNLEGSSVKPLWEELQVLSTRLKGPWGVIGEFNAITSPEEKHGGACYNMQKSVFMGPSTLGATTGGTQEQSGKDSIDCSLMKNVRVDTVKYFKFLNIWCNHKDFIDIVKDAWTINTQGTAMWKLHNKMKAVATKLSSWSREAFGDIFKDDEIYRQKAKARWLQDGDKNTSYFHKVIKDRRRKLNIQSIQDNEGHKIEGHQNIATTTIKHFEGLFSYQEVKGSFRILDIVPKLVTEEMNAILTAIPTPQEVRQAIKDIDPDSSPGLDGFGAKLFQVCIDIILPEVHGAIKEFFEGAPVPRHVSNNWYSIVLNGTGNGFFKSNRGLRQGDPLSPALFIICAELISSMLNNLVLDENFTGYYRPKKGSIITHLAFADDIILFTSGQMINKHKSCVAFSLKANMDLMHRSITRRIHSWHSKFVSIRGKITLIKHVLLAMLVHLLAAMKPPKGTFEQIEAAIARFLWNNNENVNKYHWSKWESMCLPYEEGGVGFRCLRDVSKSFIAKQWWSIRTKESLWKDYIMAKYCTRIRSQMENNITWQIGQGQVSFWFNNWTREGALYKLLPDDVIPNNIKLNEVHDNGTWHWNRAGYRVPWAVRLAIQNVTSNFTHGKEDKSIWIPNLEGKFSISSAWNLLRKKVVGD